The following are encoded in a window of Clostridia bacterium genomic DNA:
- the ybeY gene encoding rRNA maturation RNase YbeY has translation MSVVVSERDSSAPALSAAKERAAQAAEATLARHGLAHAHVDLTFADDAYLHELNRAYRGVDRPTDVLSFPCYDAQELDGARAEPAPLLGEVVISVPRAQEQAKQFGHSVEREMAFLAVHGVLHLLGFDHDTPQREATMMAETESVLAPLGLTR, from the coding sequence ATGAGCGTCGTCGTGAGCGAAAGGGATTCCTCCGCACCGGCACTGAGCGCCGCTAAGGAGCGGGCCGCGCAGGCGGCCGAAGCGACCCTGGCCCGCCATGGTCTCGCGCACGCGCACGTGGACCTCACCTTCGCCGACGACGCCTACCTGCACGAGCTGAACCGCGCGTACCGGGGCGTGGACCGCCCGACGGACGTCCTGTCCTTCCCCTGCTACGACGCGCAGGAACTGGACGGCGCCCGCGCGGAGCCGGCGCCGCTTCTCGGAGAGGTCGTCATTTCCGTGCCGCGAGCCCAGGAGCAGGCGAAGCAGTTCGGCCACTCGGTCGAGCGGGAGATGGCCTTTCTGGCCGTGCACGGCGTGCTCCACCTGCTCGGCTTTGACCACGACACGCCGCAGCGCGAGGCGACGATGATGGCCGAGACGGAATCGGTGCTCGCGCCGCTGGGGTTGACGCGGTGA
- a CDS encoding HDIG domain-containing protein codes for MSRRPATTVWVRLRLERLRHSGARRAALAFAFLLASAGVLSSAFVPERVDVQLNQPARGAIKAPREFVDWPTTRRMQDEAAAKVTDIYTLDPKVTQDAMAQLDAVFAAIDALRASQDADDRRIAALRRASGFPVDDRVALAVLQLPEADWTSLKRQARDLLLAEMNQGIRQESLETFRRDATATVMTWNYDRPILSFATEVVQAALRPNVLFDAEKTQAARAQARAAVEPIVVLKGQTIVPDGAVITAEDLERLRDAGLLRSGRDYAVMASALLIAAVLEALLGLYLRYFRPRIWSDDRRVVLLALVLAVVLVVERVLLQVSPYLAPVACAAMLIAILIGPEVALVGVLYEALSLGFMSGHDLRYAFAALTGGFAAAVSVRRVDQRGEVMRGGFLAAGANLVAILATALLSGEVADATGVWMDAAFGAINGMLSGILTIGSLPYLEQAFGILTSVRLLELSNPNHPLLRRMLREAPGTYHHSLMVANLCEAAAEAIDANPLLARVGAYYHDIGKLKRPYFFVDNQFGGENPHDRLSPSLSALIVISHVKDGLELAREYKLPEEIARFIPEHHGTMLVSYFHRKAVEASDGPVDEAQFRYPGPLPQSKEAAIMMLADGAEASVRALKDPTPDRIEAQVRKIIRERLEAGQLDQADVTLKDLDTIARTFTHVLMGLHHQRIPYPEQIAEELRRSGEKHERRRERKGFLRTGTERR; via the coding sequence ATGAGCAGACGGCCCGCCACCACGGTGTGGGTCCGCCTCCGCCTGGAGCGTCTCCGCCATTCCGGCGCGCGACGGGCGGCGCTCGCGTTCGCGTTCCTTCTCGCCTCCGCAGGCGTCCTGTCCAGCGCCTTCGTCCCGGAGCGCGTCGACGTGCAGCTGAACCAGCCCGCCCGCGGAGCGATCAAGGCGCCCCGGGAGTTCGTCGACTGGCCGACGACGCGCCGCATGCAGGACGAAGCCGCGGCCAAGGTGACGGACATCTACACGCTGGATCCGAAGGTCACCCAGGACGCGATGGCGCAGCTGGACGCCGTGTTCGCCGCCATCGACGCCCTGCGGGCCAGCCAGGACGCCGACGACCGCCGCATCGCGGCCCTGCGCCGCGCGTCCGGCTTCCCCGTCGACGACCGCGTGGCGCTGGCGGTCCTGCAGTTGCCCGAGGCGGACTGGACGTCGCTGAAGCGCCAGGCGCGCGACCTTTTGCTCGCGGAAATGAACCAGGGCATCCGGCAGGAGTCGCTGGAGACGTTCCGCCGCGACGCGACGGCGACGGTGATGACGTGGAACTACGACCGGCCGATCCTCTCGTTCGCCACGGAGGTCGTGCAGGCCGCGCTGCGGCCGAACGTGCTCTTCGACGCCGAGAAGACGCAGGCGGCGCGCGCGCAGGCGCGGGCCGCGGTCGAGCCGATCGTCGTGCTCAAGGGCCAGACCATCGTCCCCGACGGCGCCGTCATCACGGCGGAGGACCTCGAACGCCTGCGGGACGCCGGGCTCCTGCGTTCGGGTCGCGACTACGCCGTCATGGCGTCGGCGCTCCTGATCGCGGCCGTTCTGGAGGCGCTGCTCGGCCTGTACCTCCGGTATTTCCGCCCCCGCATATGGAGCGACGACCGGCGCGTGGTGCTCCTCGCGCTCGTGCTGGCCGTCGTCCTCGTGGTGGAACGCGTGCTTCTCCAGGTGTCCCCGTACCTCGCCCCCGTCGCGTGCGCGGCGATGCTGATCGCCATCCTCATCGGGCCGGAGGTCGCCCTCGTGGGCGTGCTGTACGAGGCCCTCTCCCTCGGCTTCATGAGCGGGCACGACCTCCGCTACGCGTTCGCGGCTTTGACGGGGGGCTTCGCCGCCGCGGTCAGCGTCCGGCGCGTCGACCAGCGCGGCGAGGTCATGCGCGGCGGGTTCCTCGCCGCGGGCGCGAACCTCGTCGCCATCCTTGCCACGGCGCTGCTGTCCGGCGAGGTCGCGGACGCCACGGGCGTGTGGATGGACGCGGCCTTCGGCGCGATCAACGGCATGCTTTCGGGGATCCTCACGATCGGCTCGCTGCCGTACCTTGAGCAGGCGTTCGGGATCCTGACCAGCGTCCGGCTTCTGGAGCTCTCGAACCCGAACCACCCGCTCCTCCGGCGCATGCTGCGGGAGGCGCCGGGGACGTACCACCACAGCCTCATGGTCGCCAACCTCTGCGAGGCCGCCGCGGAGGCGATCGACGCCAACCCGCTGCTCGCGCGCGTGGGCGCGTACTACCACGACATCGGCAAGCTGAAACGGCCGTATTTCTTCGTCGACAACCAGTTCGGCGGCGAGAACCCGCACGACCGGCTCTCGCCGAGCCTGTCCGCCCTGATCGTCATCAGCCACGTGAAGGACGGCCTCGAGCTGGCACGTGAGTACAAGCTTCCGGAGGAGATTGCGCGTTTCATCCCCGAGCATCACGGCACGATGCTCGTCTCGTACTTCCATCGCAAGGCGGTCGAAGCGAGCGACGGGCCGGTCGACGAGGCCCAGTTCCGTTACCCGGGTCCCTTGCCGCAATCCAAGGAAGCCGCCATCATGATGCTTGCGGACGGAGCCGAAGCGTCGGTGCGGGCCCTCAAGGACCCGACGCCCGACCGCATCGAAGCGCAAGTGCGAAAGATCATCCGCGAGCGTCTGGAAGCGGGCCAGCTGGATCAGGCGGACGTCACGCTCAAGGATCTCGACACCATCGCGCGGACCTTTACGCACGTGCTGATGGGCCTGCATCACCAGCGCATCCCGTATCCGGAGCAGATCGCGGAAGAGCTCAGAAGGAGCGGCGAAAAGCATGAGCGTCGTCGTGAGCGAAAGGGATTCCTCCGCACCGGCACTGAGCGCCGCTAA
- a CDS encoding PhoH family protein: protein MAVDKRKFTIPDNDQALQIMGHQEEHLRAMEEAMHVQILARGNELHVDGPADQVARTVELLHTLTDLASQGQPLAAQDIRYAIRLAREGKLDQLADVYRDMILVTARGKPIKAKTLGQKRYVEAMRANPIVFGIGPAGTGKTYLAMAMAVDAFRNRQVNRIVLTRPAVEAGEKLGFLPGDLQEKVDPYLRPLYDALYDILGVETFEKYMSRGMIEVAPLAYMRGRTLDDSFVILDEAQNTTPEQMKMFLTRLGFGSRAVVTGDITQVDLPREQDSGLAEVQRVLKGIRGIEFVELTEQDVVRHPLVQAIIKAYEAYESQRARDSLKE from the coding sequence ATGGCCGTCGACAAGCGCAAGTTCACGATCCCGGACAATGATCAGGCGCTGCAGATCATGGGCCATCAGGAAGAACACCTGCGCGCAATGGAGGAAGCCATGCACGTGCAGATCCTCGCGCGCGGCAACGAGCTCCACGTCGACGGTCCGGCGGACCAGGTCGCGCGCACCGTCGAGCTGCTCCACACGCTGACCGACCTCGCTTCCCAGGGACAGCCGCTGGCCGCGCAGGACATCCGCTACGCCATCCGGCTCGCGCGGGAGGGCAAGCTGGACCAGCTGGCCGACGTCTACCGCGACATGATCCTTGTCACGGCGCGCGGCAAGCCGATCAAGGCAAAGACCTTGGGCCAGAAGCGGTACGTCGAAGCCATGCGCGCGAACCCCATCGTGTTCGGCATCGGTCCGGCCGGCACGGGGAAGACCTACCTCGCCATGGCGATGGCCGTGGACGCGTTCCGCAACCGCCAGGTCAACCGGATCGTGCTCACGCGGCCGGCCGTGGAAGCGGGCGAGAAGCTCGGCTTCTTGCCGGGCGACCTTCAGGAGAAGGTCGACCCGTACCTGCGCCCGCTTTATGACGCGCTCTACGACATCCTCGGGGTCGAGACGTTCGAGAAGTACATGAGCCGCGGCATGATCGAGGTCGCGCCGCTCGCCTACATGCGCGGCCGCACGCTCGACGACTCGTTCGTGATCCTCGACGAGGCGCAGAACACCACGCCGGAGCAGATGAAGATGTTCCTCACGCGGCTCGGCTTCGGCTCGCGCGCCGTCGTCACGGGCGACATCACGCAAGTGGACCTTCCGAGAGAGCAGGATTCCGGGCTGGCGGAGGTCCAGCGGGTGCTGAAGGGCATCCGCGGCATCGAGTTCGTGGAGCTGACGGAGCAGGACGTCGTCCGCCACCCGCTCGTGCAGGCCATCATCAAGGCCTACGAAGCCTACGAAAGCCAGCGCGCCCGCGACAGCCTGAAGGAGTAA
- a CDS encoding sporulation protein YqfD produces MARRVLAWLLGWVLLRAEGPDVGDLVNVALRRRIDLWRVRREGDAWIMYASAARWPELRDLAEERGWRVAVVRQAGWPYLWRRFLRRRVLVAGLLVSLAAGYLLASFVWIVDVQGVSQVPPDEVLRAAARLGLYPGAFRPMVDPDRVAERLPLLVPQVNWANVRLAGTRATIVVAEERRVPPDQWPSTATADVVAVKDGVVTSVLALSGQPLVKPGDTVSRGQVLIRSEVEVVPPGLNPDDPAAPRARMRVRARGTVRARVWYDRYLEVPAEMLRETPTGRVYRRYRLVVGHTALTVWGWAPTPFQHFRIELDRHPLAWRGVSLPVEWRVERLVEVQRAAAGLDMDRARELARRKALGAVLADVPPSARVLSESAEIVLSTPTRFGVRVRLETEEDIGAVVERASQGSERPPAAGGSR; encoded by the coding sequence TTGGCCCGACGCGTGCTGGCCTGGCTTCTCGGGTGGGTGCTCCTGCGTGCCGAAGGGCCGGACGTCGGGGATCTGGTCAACGTGGCGCTGCGCCGCCGGATCGACCTCTGGCGCGTGCGTCGCGAGGGCGACGCCTGGATCATGTACGCGTCCGCCGCGCGCTGGCCCGAATTGCGCGATCTGGCGGAAGAGCGCGGATGGCGCGTGGCGGTCGTGCGGCAGGCCGGCTGGCCCTACCTCTGGAGGCGCTTTCTTCGCCGGCGCGTGCTCGTCGCCGGGCTCCTCGTGTCGCTCGCCGCCGGCTACCTGCTGGCTTCGTTCGTGTGGATCGTCGACGTTCAGGGCGTCTCCCAGGTGCCTCCGGACGAGGTGCTGCGCGCCGCCGCGCGGCTGGGCCTTTACCCCGGCGCGTTCCGTCCCATGGTGGATCCGGACCGCGTCGCCGAGCGTCTACCGCTTCTGGTTCCCCAGGTGAACTGGGCCAACGTGCGGCTCGCCGGAACGCGCGCGACGATCGTCGTCGCGGAGGAGCGGCGCGTGCCGCCGGACCAGTGGCCGAGCACGGCCACCGCGGACGTCGTCGCCGTCAAGGACGGCGTCGTCACGTCGGTGCTCGCGCTTTCAGGCCAACCGCTTGTGAAGCCGGGCGACACGGTGTCCCGCGGGCAGGTGCTCATCCGCAGCGAGGTCGAGGTGGTGCCGCCGGGCTTGAACCCTGACGATCCGGCCGCGCCGCGCGCGCGCATGCGGGTCCGCGCGCGCGGAACGGTTCGCGCCCGCGTGTGGTATGATCGGTATCTAGAAGTTCCGGCGGAGATGCTGAGGGAGACGCCGACCGGCCGCGTGTATCGGCGGTACCGGTTGGTCGTCGGGCACACGGCGCTCACCGTGTGGGGCTGGGCTCCGACGCCGTTTCAGCACTTCCGCATCGAGCTCGACCGCCATCCGCTCGCCTGGCGCGGCGTGTCCCTGCCGGTGGAGTGGCGCGTCGAACGGCTCGTGGAAGTGCAGCGCGCCGCGGCCGGGCTGGACATGGACCGCGCGAGGGAACTCGCCCGTCGAAAGGCCCTGGGCGCGGTGCTCGCGGACGTCCCGCCGAGCGCGCGCGTGCTCTCCGAATCCGCCGAGATCGTGCTGAGCACGCCCACGCGATTTGGCGTGCGCGTCCGGCTCGAGACCGAAGAGGACATCGGCGCCGTGGTCGAGCGCGCGTCGCAAGGCTCGGAGCGGCCCCCGGCCGCGGGCGGGTCCCGATGA
- the yqfC gene encoding sporulation protein YqfC codes for MAQSRQRRRPPGERRLLARLVDALELPSDLLIDVPRVTVVGGLQATVENHRGLVSYQPEQVSIAVAGGIVRIAGEDLEIGVIQAHEVTVTGRIHDVTFAEEPKRGGGTRKT; via the coding sequence GTGGCGCAAAGCCGGCAGCGTCGACGGCCTCCGGGCGAACGGCGCCTTCTGGCTCGTCTCGTCGACGCGCTGGAACTGCCGTCCGACCTCCTCATCGACGTGCCGCGCGTCACGGTCGTCGGCGGGCTCCAGGCGACCGTGGAGAATCACCGCGGTCTCGTCTCGTACCAGCCCGAGCAGGTCTCGATCGCCGTGGCCGGCGGCATCGTGCGGATTGCGGGGGAAGACCTGGAGATCGGCGTCATCCAGGCGCACGAGGTGACGGTGACCGGCCGCATCCATGACGTGACGTTCGCGGAGGAGCCCAAACGCGGCGGCGGGACGCGCAAGACCTGA
- a CDS encoding 30S ribosomal protein S21, which translates to MSEVRVGENESLDNALRRFKRQVQRSGTLKEARRHEFYEKPSVRRKKKSAAAARKRKGR; encoded by the coding sequence ATGTCCGAAGTCCGTGTCGGCGAGAACGAGTCGCTCGACAACGCCCTCCGTCGGTTCAAGCGCCAGGTGCAACGCAGCGGAACGCTGAAGGAAGCGCGTCGTCACGAGTTTTACGAGAAGCCCAGCGTGCGGCGCAAGAAGAAGTCCGCCGCCGCGGCGCGCAAGCGCAAGGGGCGCTGA
- a CDS encoding histidine triad nucleotide-binding protein, protein MPDCLFCRIVAGELPSRKVYEDEEVVAFRDIQPVAPTHVLVVPRRHLDGLAAARPEDAPLLGRLLDAARRVAEQEGLTEGYRVVVNQGAHGGQSVGHLHLHVLGGRSMQWPPG, encoded by the coding sequence ATGCCGGACTGCCTTTTCTGCCGGATCGTCGCCGGGGAACTGCCGTCGCGCAAGGTGTACGAGGACGAAGAGGTCGTCGCGTTCCGCGACATTCAACCCGTCGCGCCCACGCATGTCCTGGTGGTGCCCAGGCGTCATCTTGACGGCCTGGCGGCCGCCCGGCCGGAGGACGCGCCGCTTTTGGGCCGCCTGCTGGACGCGGCGCGCCGCGTCGCCGAGCAGGAGGGCCTGACCGAGGGGTATCGCGTCGTCGTCAACCAGGGCGCGCACGGCGGCCAGAGCGTCGGGCACCTGCACCTGCACGTCCTCGGCGGGCGTAGCATGCAGTGGCCTCCGGGCTAG
- a CDS encoding D-alanine--D-alanine ligase gives MTRRIRVGVLFGGRSGEHEVSLQSAASVLRALDRERFEPVPIGITKEGRWLLPADAAKALEDGLAAMEGRFLAFRPDPGSRGGLIAVDDADRAVAPAGPSLVDVDVVFPVLHGTYGEDGTVQGLLELAGIPYVGSGVLASALAMDKAMQKDVFRQKGIPVADYTLVRARELETDFDAVLRRIEASFPYPMFVKPANLGSSVGITKAHDRDELAAGLRLAAEYDRRVIVEEAIDGREIECSVLGNEEPIASLPGEVVPGHEFYDYEAKYVDDSSRLIIPAELDPATTARIQELAVQSFLALDASGLARVDFFVERGTGRVLVNEVNTMPGFTRISMYPKLWEASGLPYTDLLTKLIELAFERHRARVALRTEYRPKTGDR, from the coding sequence ATGACGCGACGGATCCGGGTGGGCGTGCTGTTTGGCGGGCGTTCCGGAGAGCACGAGGTGAGCCTGCAGTCGGCCGCGTCCGTCTTGCGCGCGCTGGACCGCGAGCGCTTTGAGCCGGTGCCGATCGGCATCACGAAAGAGGGCCGCTGGCTCCTTCCCGCCGACGCCGCGAAGGCGCTGGAAGACGGCCTCGCCGCCATGGAGGGCCGGTTCCTGGCCTTCCGGCCGGACCCCGGCTCGCGTGGCGGCCTGATCGCGGTCGACGACGCCGATCGCGCCGTGGCCCCCGCCGGGCCGAGCCTCGTCGACGTGGACGTCGTCTTTCCTGTGCTCCACGGCACGTACGGCGAGGACGGCACCGTCCAGGGGCTGCTGGAGCTCGCCGGCATCCCGTACGTGGGCTCCGGCGTCCTGGCCAGCGCCCTGGCCATGGACAAAGCCATGCAGAAGGACGTCTTCCGCCAGAAGGGCATCCCCGTCGCCGACTACACCCTCGTGCGCGCAAGGGAGCTGGAAACCGATTTCGATGCCGTCCTGCGGCGCATCGAGGCCAGCTTCCCGTACCCGATGTTCGTGAAGCCGGCCAACCTCGGCTCCAGCGTGGGCATCACGAAGGCGCACGACCGCGACGAGCTCGCCGCCGGCCTGCGGCTGGCGGCGGAGTACGACCGCCGCGTGATCGTCGAGGAAGCCATCGACGGCCGCGAAATCGAGTGCAGCGTGCTCGGCAACGAGGAGCCGATCGCCTCCCTGCCGGGAGAGGTGGTGCCGGGCCACGAGTTCTACGACTACGAGGCGAAGTACGTCGACGACTCGTCCCGGCTCATCATCCCCGCGGAGCTCGATCCGGCCACGACCGCGCGCATCCAGGAACTGGCCGTCCAGAGCTTTCTGGCGCTGGACGCGAGCGGCCTCGCGCGCGTGGACTTCTTCGTCGAGCGGGGCACCGGCCGCGTGCTCGTCAACGAGGTGAACACGATGCCGGGGTTCACCCGCATCAGCATGTATCCGAAACTCTGGGAGGCCAGCGGCCTGCCGTACACCGACCTCCTGACGAAGCTGATCGAGCTCGCGTTCGAGCGCCATCGCGCCCGGGTGGCGCTGCGCACCGAATACCGGCCGAAAACCGGAGATCGGTGA
- a CDS encoding 50S ribosomal protein L11 methyltransferase: MPYLQLVLAWTRDAPALAEGLAALAAEAGLGGAEYGDRHIAVYAPDDAEGRERLARLESEARRWAEAFSAGELTARRVPVHEDDWAHAWKRFYRPLRVGRIWILPAWEPVPPDLDGLVVRLDPGMAFGTGTHASTQLCLMEMQAIWPEMPPEPRVADIGSGSGVLAIAAARLGGAAARVAAVDVDPVAVQATRSNAELNGVALDVRRGGPDALPTGAFDLVLANLTLDIHREVAAQLAALAADGGVVVASGIVEDQEAEARDVFSRAGLHARRVRALDGWVALVLAKTGA; this comes from the coding sequence ATGCCGTACCTGCAGCTCGTCCTCGCCTGGACGCGCGACGCGCCGGCCCTCGCCGAGGGCCTTGCGGCGCTCGCCGCCGAGGCCGGCCTGGGCGGCGCGGAATACGGCGACCGCCACATCGCCGTCTACGCGCCGGACGACGCCGAGGGCCGCGAGCGCCTGGCCCGCCTGGAGAGCGAGGCGCGCCGCTGGGCGGAGGCGTTCTCGGCGGGCGAGCTCACCGCGCGCCGCGTGCCCGTCCACGAAGACGACTGGGCGCACGCGTGGAAGCGGTTCTACCGTCCCCTGCGCGTCGGCCGCATCTGGATCCTGCCCGCCTGGGAGCCCGTGCCGCCGGATCTCGACGGCCTCGTCGTCCGGCTGGACCCCGGCATGGCCTTCGGCACGGGCACGCATGCGAGCACCCAGCTCTGCCTGATGGAGATGCAGGCGATCTGGCCGGAGATGCCGCCCGAGCCGCGCGTGGCGGACATCGGCAGCGGTTCGGGCGTGCTGGCCATCGCCGCCGCCCGCCTCGGGGGCGCGGCGGCGCGCGTGGCCGCGGTCGATGTCGACCCGGTGGCCGTGCAGGCCACCCGGTCCAACGCCGAGCTCAACGGTGTGGCGCTGGACGTCCGCCGCGGCGGTCCGGACGCGCTTCCTACGGGCGCGTTCGACCTGGTCCTCGCCAACCTCACGCTCGACATCCACCGGGAGGTGGCGGCGCAACTGGCCGCGCTCGCTGCCGATGGCGGCGTTGTCGTGGCTTCCGGCATCGTGGAAGATCAGGAGGCGGAGGCGCGCGACGTGTTCTCGCGGGCGGGCCTGCACGCGCGCCGCGTCCGGGCCCTGGACGGGTGGGTCGCGCTGGTGCTGGCGAAGACCGGCGCATAA
- the dnaJ gene encoding molecular chaperone DnaJ, with translation MPRDYYEILGVPRDADAETIKKAFRKLARQYHPDANPGDPEAEAKFKEINEAYEVLSDPEKRARYDRFGHAGAQGPTGAEGAPFGSGPFTGFDGTDPFGLGDLFESFFGGFGGARRAGPERGADLQTEVEIDLEEVLRGATRTVVVGRTERCDRCGGSGAEPGSAPERCPACGGRGQVRMARNTAFGSFVTVQTCPRCHGSGRVIERPCRTCQGRGLARKRREIEVRIPKGVEDGMRLRLAGQGEAGARGGPNGDLYVVVRVRPHPRFRREGTTLISEVRLGYAQLALGTEVSVDTPDGPERLRVPAGTQPGHEFRLRGRGVPDVRGYGRGDLVVRVQVEVPTDLSPEETKLLQRLAELRGQPVGHGAKGFFERVRDAFGN, from the coding sequence GTGCCGCGCGACTACTACGAGATCCTGGGAGTCCCGCGCGACGCCGATGCCGAGACGATCAAGAAGGCGTTCCGGAAGCTGGCGCGGCAGTACCACCCCGACGCGAACCCCGGCGATCCTGAAGCCGAGGCGAAGTTCAAGGAGATCAACGAAGCGTACGAGGTGCTGAGCGACCCGGAAAAACGTGCCCGCTACGACCGCTTCGGGCACGCGGGCGCCCAGGGGCCGACCGGCGCCGAGGGCGCGCCGTTCGGGAGCGGACCGTTCACGGGCTTCGACGGCACGGACCCGTTCGGCCTGGGCGACCTGTTCGAATCCTTCTTCGGCGGGTTCGGGGGCGCGCGCCGCGCCGGTCCGGAACGCGGCGCCGACCTGCAGACGGAAGTGGAGATCGACCTCGAAGAGGTGCTGCGCGGCGCGACCCGCACCGTCGTCGTCGGGCGCACGGAACGGTGCGACCGTTGCGGCGGGAGCGGGGCGGAGCCGGGCAGCGCGCCGGAGCGCTGCCCCGCCTGCGGCGGGCGCGGCCAGGTGCGCATGGCGCGGAACACGGCGTTCGGCTCCTTCGTCACCGTCCAGACGTGCCCGCGTTGCCACGGGAGCGGCCGCGTGATCGAGCGGCCGTGCCGGACGTGCCAGGGGCGGGGCCTTGCCCGCAAGCGGCGGGAGATCGAGGTCCGGATCCCGAAGGGCGTCGAGGACGGCATGCGCCTGCGGCTCGCCGGGCAGGGCGAGGCCGGTGCGCGCGGCGGGCCGAACGGGGACCTGTACGTCGTCGTGCGCGTGCGGCCGCACCCGCGCTTCCGCCGTGAGGGCACGACCCTCATCTCCGAAGTGCGCTTGGGGTACGCGCAACTGGCGCTCGGCACCGAGGTCTCGGTGGACACGCCGGACGGTCCGGAACGCCTGCGCGTGCCCGCCGGGACGCAGCCGGGGCACGAGTTCCGCCTGCGCGGCCGGGGCGTGCCCGACGTGCGCGGGTACGGGCGCGGCGACCTCGTCGTGCGCGTGCAGGTCGAGGTGCCGACGGACCTGTCGCCGGAAGAGACGAAACTGCTGCAGCGCCTGGCCGAACTCCGGGGCCAGCCGGTCGGCCACGGCGCGAAGGGGTTTTTTGAACGCGTGCGGGACGCGTTCGGGAACTGA